A window of Pirellulales bacterium contains these coding sequences:
- a CDS encoding type II secretion system F family protein: MFADLINFEELLPLAIFGMFAAAAWWTLELLANGRNRADERLDEIKNPALRRGASQPKSDANAMTRVFEKASPALAKPLKPTDELEASKLKIKLANAGFRGESAVSIFLGLKFLGLIVGLAAGTPLMLSIHGMTQKGLMYSMFCAGGLFYLPDLVRLFIAKQRQDAIFLGLPDALDLMVVCVEAGLGLDQAMRKVSDEMRKSCRVISQEFGLSNLHLQMGRQRSEVLHELGVRTGVDDLRSLAAILIQADKFGSSIAQALRVQSDSMRTRRRQLAEERAAKTAVKLIFPLVIFIFPGIFVVLVGPAAITMMREMFPKMSGN, from the coding sequence GCATGTTTGCGGCAGCGGCATGGTGGACGCTGGAATTGCTGGCCAACGGCCGCAATCGCGCCGACGAACGGCTCGACGAGATCAAGAACCCGGCGTTGCGCCGCGGCGCCAGCCAGCCCAAGAGCGACGCGAACGCCATGACGCGGGTGTTCGAAAAGGCGTCGCCCGCGCTGGCCAAGCCGCTCAAGCCGACCGACGAGCTCGAAGCGAGCAAACTCAAGATCAAGCTGGCCAACGCCGGCTTCCGCGGCGAGTCGGCGGTGTCGATCTTTCTCGGGCTGAAGTTCCTGGGGCTGATCGTGGGCCTGGCCGCTGGCACGCCGCTGATGCTCAGCATCCACGGCATGACCCAGAAGGGGTTGATGTACTCGATGTTCTGCGCCGGCGGGTTGTTCTATCTGCCCGACCTCGTGCGGCTCTTCATCGCCAAGCAGCGGCAAGACGCCATCTTTCTCGGCCTACCCGACGCGCTCGACCTGATGGTCGTCTGCGTCGAGGCCGGCTTGGGTCTCGACCAGGCCATGCGCAAGGTGAGCGACGAGATGCGCAAGAGCTGCCGCGTGATCAGCCAGGAGTTCGGCCTGTCGAACCTGCATTTGCAGATGGGCCGGCAGCGCTCCGAGGTGTTGCACGAACTGGGCGTCCGGACCGGCGTCGACGATCTCCGCTCGCTGGCCGCGATCTTGATCCAGGCCGACAAGTTCGGCTCGAGCATCGCCCAGGCCTTGCGCGTGCAGAGCGATTCGATGCGGACGCGGCGCCGGCAATTGGCCGAGGAACGGGCCGCCAAGACGGCCGTGAAACTGATTTTCCCGTTGGTGATCTTCATTTTCCCCGGCATCTTCGTGGTGCTCGTCGGCCCGGCGGCCATCACGATGATGCGCGAGATGTTCCCGAAGATGAGTGGCAACTGA